A window of Tautonia plasticadhaerens contains these coding sequences:
- a CDS encoding DUF1592 domain-containing protein, which translates to MRAIHALSTRRVVGPSRARSPLAWGLLLLLASSTPGRVTLAEDDRALFEERILPILEDNCFTCHGLGITKGGVDLEALAFSDGADADQDREAWLAVLKNVRAGIMPPADEPAPTPEEREQLQDWIKAGALGLDPDRPDPGRVTVRRLNRVEYRNTIRDLMGVDFDTTAEFPPDDTGHGFDTIGDVLTISPLLMEKYIAAAQEIVSRVVPTTSGVVPERTIPGSRFRDEGDEEDEETRRRRDRSRTLSYYEPARVSTIAEAEYEGDYQLILSLSAHEQYVEGKFDSNLCLITFEVDGEKLLSREFSQESGESFRFEFDLDWQAGDHDLAVRLEPLTPDEEQVRSLTMRVDALTVRGPMGEEHLVRPEGYERFFPGEVPEDESGRRRYARDLLDRFATRAFRRPAGAETADRLADIAMFVAGQENRTFESGMAQAMVAVLASPRFLFREEGVEPGSLGPYPRIDEYALASRLSYFLWSTMPDDELFRLAERSQLRENLDAQLSRMLADDRSEQFIRNFVGQWLQARDVDSVQVNTYAVLSRDTPPDPDAERNRDRFRELRRKDPENLTDEEEAELEVIREAFFRSRERFERYELDGSLRRAMRAETELLFEHIVREDRPLIELLDSGYTFLNDRLATLYGIEGVEGDEMRKVDLPPDSPRGGVLTQGTVLTVTSNPDRTSPVKRGLFILENILGTPPAPPPPNIPSLEEAGKEIEGRTPTLREAMELHRSDPLCNSCHNRMDPLGLALEHFNALGMYREQERSGPIDASGVLITGEPFDGVKELKRILAEDRRLDFYRCLTEKMLTYALGRGLEYPDEGTVDAIVDRLEARGGRATELIAAIIDSAPFQRRRDPGHANRDAAGVPADPDDRVGEE; encoded by the coding sequence ATGCGAGCGATTCACGCCCTCTCCACGCGGCGGGTCGTCGGCCCGTCTCGGGCCCGATCGCCCCTCGCCTGGGGCCTCCTGCTCCTGCTGGCGTCGTCGACCCCCGGCCGCGTCACGCTCGCGGAGGACGACCGAGCCCTGTTCGAGGAACGGATCCTGCCGATCCTCGAAGACAACTGCTTCACCTGCCACGGGTTGGGGATCACGAAGGGGGGCGTCGACCTAGAGGCGCTCGCCTTTTCAGACGGCGCCGATGCCGACCAGGACCGGGAGGCCTGGCTCGCCGTGCTCAAGAACGTCCGGGCCGGCATCATGCCCCCGGCCGACGAGCCGGCGCCGACCCCCGAGGAGCGGGAGCAGCTCCAGGACTGGATCAAGGCCGGCGCCCTCGGGCTCGACCCCGACCGGCCCGACCCGGGCCGGGTGACCGTCCGCCGCCTGAACCGGGTCGAGTACCGCAACACGATCCGGGATCTGATGGGCGTCGACTTCGACACTACTGCCGAATTCCCCCCCGACGACACCGGCCACGGCTTCGACACCATCGGCGACGTGCTGACGATCTCCCCGCTGCTGATGGAGAAGTACATCGCCGCGGCCCAGGAAATCGTCTCCCGGGTGGTGCCGACCACCTCCGGCGTCGTCCCCGAGCGGACGATCCCCGGCTCCCGATTCCGCGACGAGGGCGACGAAGAGGACGAAGAGACGAGGAGGCGGCGCGACCGTTCTCGCACCCTGTCCTACTACGAGCCGGCCCGGGTTTCGACCATCGCCGAGGCGGAATACGAGGGGGACTATCAGCTGATCCTCAGCCTTTCGGCCCACGAGCAGTATGTCGAGGGGAAGTTCGACTCGAACCTCTGCCTCATCACCTTCGAGGTCGACGGGGAGAAGTTGCTGAGCAGGGAATTCAGCCAGGAGAGCGGCGAATCCTTCCGCTTCGAGTTCGACCTCGACTGGCAGGCCGGCGACCACGACCTTGCCGTCAGGCTGGAGCCCCTGACGCCGGACGAGGAGCAGGTCCGGTCGCTCACCATGCGGGTCGACGCCCTCACCGTCCGGGGGCCGATGGGCGAGGAGCATCTGGTCCGGCCCGAGGGGTATGAGCGGTTTTTCCCCGGCGAAGTGCCCGAGGATGAATCCGGTCGCCGCCGCTACGCACGCGACCTGCTCGATCGATTCGCCACCCGGGCCTTCCGCCGCCCGGCCGGGGCCGAGACGGCGGATCGGCTCGCGGACATCGCCATGTTCGTCGCGGGGCAGGAGAACCGGACCTTCGAGTCCGGGATGGCCCAGGCGATGGTGGCGGTGCTCGCCTCTCCCCGGTTCCTGTTCCGGGAGGAGGGGGTCGAGCCCGGCTCCTTGGGGCCGTACCCGAGGATCGACGAGTACGCGCTGGCCTCCCGACTGTCGTACTTCCTCTGGTCGACCATGCCCGACGACGAGTTGTTCCGCCTGGCCGAGCGGAGCCAACTGCGGGAGAACCTGGACGCCCAGCTCTCCCGGATGCTGGCCGACGACCGCTCCGAGCAGTTCATCCGCAACTTCGTCGGTCAGTGGCTCCAGGCCCGGGATGTCGACTCGGTCCAGGTGAACACCTACGCCGTCCTCTCCCGGGACACCCCCCCCGACCCTGATGCCGAACGCAACCGGGATCGATTCCGGGAGTTGCGCCGCAAGGACCCGGAGAACCTGACCGACGAGGAAGAGGCCGAGCTGGAGGTGATCCGCGAGGCGTTCTTCCGCTCCCGGGAGCGGTTCGAGCGGTACGAACTGGACGGCTCCCTCCGCCGGGCGATGCGGGCCGAGACGGAGCTGCTGTTCGAGCACATCGTCCGGGAGGATCGCCCCCTGATCGAACTGCTCGACAGCGGCTATACCTTCCTCAACGATCGGCTGGCCACCCTGTACGGGATCGAGGGGGTCGAAGGGGATGAGATGCGGAAGGTGGACCTCCCGCCCGACAGCCCCCGGGGGGGCGTGCTGACGCAGGGCACGGTGCTCACCGTCACCTCGAACCCCGACCGGACCTCCCCCGTGAAGCGAGGGTTGTTCATCCTGGAGAACATCCTCGGCACCCCGCCGGCACCCCCGCCGCCGAACATCCCCTCGCTGGAGGAGGCGGGCAAGGAGATCGAAGGGCGCACGCCAACCCTCCGGGAAGCGATGGAGCTGCACCGCAGCGACCCGCTCTGCAACTCCTGCCACAACCGGATGGACCCGCTCGGCCTGGCCCTGGAGCACTTCAACGCGCTGGGCATGTACCGGGAGCAGGAGCGCAGCGGCCCGATCGACGCCTCCGGGGTGCTGATCACCGGCGAGCCGTTCGACGGCGTCAAGGAGCTGAAGCGCATCCTCGCCGAGGACCGCCGGCTCGACTTCTACCGCTGCCTGACCGAGAAGATGCTCACCTATGCCCTCGGGCGGGGCCTGGAATACCCCGACGAGGGGACGGTGGATGCCATCGTCGACCGCCTGGAGGCGCGGGGCGGGCGGGCCACCGAGCTGATCGCCGCGATCATCGACTCGGCGCCCTTCCAGCGACGACGCGATCCCGGGCATGCCAATCGCGACGCCGCCGGGGTCCCTGCCGACCCGGATGACCGGGTCGGGGAGGAGTGA